GTCTACATCTGATACTGGAATAATATTTCCCAACTATTTTCAGAAGATGCTAAAGGCTTAGGTATAAGATACCTTTTAGAGTTATTGATGTAATTGTAAGCTTTCAAAGAAATCATAAATATGAATTAAGAACTGAAGAacttatattttctttgaataaaAACCTCACTGGTTTCTGTGcagtcaaaataaatacagttgCTCGATTGGTTGCTGCCACAGCGTCCCTGCGGCGGTATAACCCATTTCACTAGCAATCAACCGCTGACGTTTTTGTTGCCAATCAGCACCCTTTGGCACTCGCAacactaacaaaaacaaatgtaagCACCagttaaagcaacaacaataaaaataacaacgcCATATGCCACAAACAACACACTAATTTCATATTACTTAACGATTTCCGAAAAATTAGCGTTGTACTTGAGCAAGGCCAAGCAAGCGTCAGCTTTTGATGAATTCGCAGTTTTCAAGGACCCAGCCAGAACAATAGATTTCGATGCCGCTCTCGTATGACTGTTAGGGAATTTATCAAGGATACGTGATCATTTCGGCTTTTGTTGCGTCAAGCAAGGAGTGTAGTGCAGATGTAGGCACATACATGCAGATCAAAATGTTTGGTTGTAACTGTGTTTGTGACGTGGCTTGTATTGCTGGGCATGGCTTGGAAGGCGTAGTGGCAATAAttgcttttattgtatttttgagTGTTAATGTTTTTGTTAGACGAATGTTGCATGTGTTGCACACAACTACacttaaatgtgtgtgtgctacttgctatttttattctttttttttgttgagtgtGCAGATGACTGTCTCGAATTTCCGCAATGCGATTGTGCGCACCCTTTGATCAGCGCGACTTGCGCAACACAATTCTGTGTTAAATAGCTTTTTATATATCTTTATGTATGtgctttatatatatgtatgtatatatgtttatggcAACTGGGATGCTTTGTGTTTGAACTAATTCGAAGCACCCATTCGGCCTCGGCGTTTGCTTCATTGTTAGCGCATTTCACTCAAATTCGCGGCATTTGGTggtgttatgttttttattgttgttattgttgttggaatGGTTTCGGTTTAAAAAGCCCTCGCGTTCTAAtgtttactttttcatttttatttgtaagcattgttatttgcttttcattttattaaagataTGCAAATTGCGCATTGTGTGTCGCCGCTGCTGCGCATGTGCACTAGtgctttgatttcattttaaagtaaatcaaaaataattatgctatatttttttacatttgaattTTCGTTGATTTAGCGCTGTGTtttcaatgtctggttagcaaCCATCTGTcggttaaaataatataaaaaattagggatcacatcgcctcattAGAACCTAATAGCACTTTGGGCATCGATAATCACTTATGGGGCGGTGGCTTGGGCCTCAAAAGCTTCTCAGACTGCGGTAGTAATCCAACTACCGAAGCTGTAACAACTTGCGTACTTGCCCGACGGCGGCACTAGAAACCATGCTTGATCTCACGCCAAAAATAACGCCAGAAGGACGTGGAAGAAATAAGGTTATATCGCACCAACGGATGAAAGAGTTGAGTGGTGTAATACCATTGGCTCTTCTTTCCAGCAGCAGCAGTACCAAAAGCGTAAACTTGACAAAAGAGTTCACTGAGAAGACTAAATAAAATGATTCCACTCTCGTGCTACTGCTTAGGGATAGTACAATCAtgtggtacactgacggctcgaatGCGTCGAAGGGAAATGCAGGGGTCGCAGGATCATGCACCAAACTCTCCATACAGAAGTAGAAGTCGTTGTCATAACTCGGTAAATAAAGATAAACCACCAACGAAACTATCGCAATGAACATATAACCATACTTAGgttagtcaagcggcacttaaagcaaTCTCTGCCTATGAGCTCAAATCGCTAATGGGGCAGAGGTTTGAGAATGGCTGAACAGTCTATCGGAACATAACCATGTGCACCTCATCTGGGTGCCCGGTCACAAAGATATAGTtgggaatgaactggctgatgagctcgctCGCAGCATCCACGAACATGGACTCGAACCCTTTGTTGCAGTAGAtccccataccataaaggagctgctccgctaGAAAGAAGGAGTAGGCAGAGAGAGATATTGTCAACAATTCCAAGGCATGCGACATGCCAAGTTGCGAAGCCTCACCCTTCGCACAACCTCAGCAGCAATATGTAATTAACCCCCCTAAGAACAAATTCAGGCTGCAGCTGGAAAAGCACTTATACAAGATGGGGATAGCTTAATTGCCGATAGACTGAGTGGCAGTGAGTTCACGCAGGCTAAAGACTCTTGGATCCATATTTCCAAATAGGTATCACATCGCTTCGCTAGCAGCCAGCAGTGttttggactttatcaatatgctggggctaggAGAGTCTTGGTGATTTAGGAGAggacaatagacctaaggtcgttTATCAATCTAGCCTATCATACTTCCAAGGATTATATAGGGAGTATGggaaatgtatttaattattttttgtattatgcgCCTGATTTTAGGCAACGATCCAGTTACAGATCAAAATACAGGAATATTGAGTTTCCCTTGATTTTTATACCAAGACTTTTAAGCCTTAGAATTTGTGATTTTCCTTCAaccctttttatatatattaattctGGCTTTAATTGACTTTATTCTTTATTAAATgtaattgtttataatttttttaaatttactcacgcatatacatatgtatgtatacttacgCATACACTTATTACGCATATAGTCTTCCGAAAACTCCCTCTATTGTCTTTTAATTCTTCAGCCAATTCCAATCAATTAAAATCCTAACAAGCTTAACCAAGCATTATGCGCTTAAATCCATAAATTGCACAATAACCGTTGCAttaattcgaaattatttaaaaaccaataaattGACACAATATTGATTttgaagtttaaaattaaagtaTAGAAAAGCAAAAAAGGATCGCAAGGGTAGGCCACAAAACGGCACTCGGCTTATGCAGACAAAGTGACATAAAACCACGCACGCTCACCACTAATTCCCACTGATCTGCTGTGTGTATGCAAGTGTGTGTCAGCCGAATGATAAATGCACGCACTTAATTGGgtgaattttcaatttggcaacGCGGCAGGAAGTGATATTGCACAACCGGCTTCAAACCATCTATTGACTTTGAAGCTGCATTATTGTTGCTAATACCACCACCGTTGGAACGCCAAGCCTGTattatacattcatatgtatgtatataagtatttcaTAGATCCTATTAGCAATGTGATCACACTTCAGGAGCGCCATGGGGGGTGGCGCACGCTCATTGATTGCTTAGAATTTATGTTTgctcaaatttgaaattttaaggcataaatttaaatatatttctgtcAAAGCGTGGGGCAGGgtgatacatatttttatttctttattttttatttaaaatttgtttttgagatttaaatttttttttttacaacgtGACTTTCAAAGAACTCTAAATATATGGTtcgcataaaatttattttacccCTCTAATCtgcttagaatttttttattataaatgttaCTAGCGCCATCTATGTTTTTCCACTAAAAACTCGTTCTctcctatttttatatttccactTCAGAGTGCACCGTGCGCATAGCAAATTTAGCCAAGTCACACACCAACAACTACAATTTTTAGGGTTTGCTTTTCATTCATTTTACAATCaagcaaatactttttttttgcaaatctgTATACGGCGGCGTACGAGACATAAACAAAACTTCGCACGTCTCATTTTAgcaaaaacttgtgaaaaaaAGGTTAAGCAAATTTagaaaagtgttaaaaacatgcgtaaaagatataaaaacagtgtgcattgaaaaaatttagtgagcGTAACGTGTAAAATGGAGAAAAACAATGTAGTCAGCACCGGCGTGTCTTCGCTGCCCACACAAACATTGGGAGCAGCCACAACTACTACGGCAGTAACGGCGGCAGCCGCAGCAGCTGTAATGAGCGGGAGCAGTGTCGCCGGCACCGGCAGCGTCTtcctacaacaacagcagctgttAACGaaaaacactaacaacaatagCGCtagcagcaataataataataatagcaataatacaaatacaaatagcagtacaacaacaacggctACAAGTAGTAGCAGCTTGGGCACAAATACAGAGACAATTGAATGTGTAACGCTGATAAGCGATGATTCGGACGTGGAGGAAATGTCACCAAAACGCAAGGTACCCGCTAGTGGAACgcccaataaaatcaaatacgATGATGACTCCAATGATGCACAAGGTGGTGCTGCGGGTGATGAACGTCGCACCAGCAGGCGGAATAAACCCAAGGTATTGTAATGAAGTGATTGCTGTAAGCCGTTTGTGGCTTTGTAACGTGACAGACGCGCACACACTCGCGTGCACACGTAATACAATTATGGCTTAACATTACAAAGTATTACAATGTGTAGGTTCAAGAGAGTATTTCAATTACAGGTTGATTACTACAACAAACCGGGCAGTGGCAATGCGGATTCAGGTGACAAACCTAGTACACCATCAAGTTCATCAGCAGCTGGCGGTACAGCCACTGAACGACGTTCTGAGAGTAGTAAAACACGCAAATCGGAAACAGCACGTAGTCCCTTTCCCAAAGAGATTACTGATCCGCGTGAGGCGGCCGCAGCTGCTGCCGAAGCGTATAAAGAAATTCTGACTGGTCTAGAGGGTGCCGCCTTTCAGTCACGTCTGCCATTCGATAAGATGACCTCCAATGAAGCTGCCTGCTTTCCCGATATCACCAAAACTGGTTTGGTAGCGCAACGTGTTTTCCTCAATATACGCAATCGTCTCTTGCAAATGTGGATTGAGAATCCAAAGCAGCAACTTATTGTAGAAAATGCCATCAAAGATATGGAACAACCCTTTGATAGTGATCCAAATTTGGTAAAACGTATACATTCGTTCCTAGAGCGTCATGGTTTCATAAATTTCGGCATATTTAAACGCTTACGTCCCATACCAACCAAGAAATTGGGTAAAGTTATTGTAATTGGTGCAGGCATCTCAGGGTTGGCAGCTGCGCAGCAGCTACAACAATTCGGTATGGATGTAATTGTATTGGAAGCGCGTGATCGTGTGGGTGGACGCATAGCAACTTTTCGTAAAAACAACTATATTGCCGATTTGGGTGCTATGGTTGTGACCGGCGTTTGGGGTAATCCCATGACTATACTGAGCAAACAGATTGGCATGGAAATGGTGCCCATAAGACAAGCTTGCCCATTATATGGCGCTTGTGGCAAACCAGTGCCCAAACACAAGGACGACATGGTGGAACGCGAATTCAATCGGCTGCTCGAGTCCGCCAGTTATCTTTCACACCAATTGGACTTCAACTACGCCAACGATGATCCTATCTCCTTGGGTCGCGCACTCGAATGGATTATAAAGCTACAAGAGAAGTCGGTGAAAGAAAAACAAGTGCAGCACTTGACATTGCTGGCTGAGGCACAACGTGCTGTCATTGACAATCAAACGCGCATTTCGGAGCTATCCGCTAAAATAAAGAACTTTAAAGAAACCCATGCAAAACTACTGAAATCACGTCCACAACGCAGTGGTGATGGGGATACAGCATGGGTGGAACATGAGTTTCAAATACGTTCCACACTTTTTGAGTGGACCAAAGCTTGCAAAGAGTACGAAGAACTTAAAAAAGAGGAGGAGTCGCTGGAGGCCAAATTAAAGGAAATCGAAAGCAATCCTCCTAGGTGCGTACCGCAGtctttaataaaacttttcaatCAAATTCAAACATATTGTTTTTTTGCAGTGACGTTTATCTCTCGTCCAAGGATCGTCAAATACTTGATTGGCACTTTGCGAATCTGGAGTTCGCCAATGCCACGCCACTAAGCAATCTCTCACTGAAGCATTGGGACCAAGACGACGACTTCGAATTCATCGGCAATCACACGACTGTACGCAATGGCTACTCCTGTGTACCCATTGCCTTAACGGAAGGCTTAGACATACGCGTAAATACCGCTGTTAAAACAATTAAGTATTTCCCCACCGGTGTGGAAATCGTAACAGAAAACTTGAAGACAAACAATTCTTCGGTCACATACAAAGCAGACATTGCGCTCTGCACACTGACGCTGGGTGTACTTAAAATAGCCACCACAAAAGTGCAATCTCAACAAGCGAACACTGTTAAATTTGAGCCCCCGCTACCCGACTGGAAGCAATCGGCCATACAGCGCTTGGGTTTCGGTAATCTAAATAAAGTGGTGCTTTGCTTTGATCGCATCTTCTGGGATCCGAACACAAATCTATTTGGCCATGTAGGCAGCACAACAGCTAGTCGCGGTAACTGCTTTATAACTgtcaataataaagaaatttgtaaataaaaacttatgctTTTTCTAGGTGAACTATTTCTATTCTGGAGCATCTCGCAATCGCCAGTGCTACTTGCATTAGTAGCCGGACAATCGGCCGCTATAATGGAGAACGTATCGGATGATGTCATCGTCGGTCGTTGTATTGCCGTACTAAAAGGCATATTCGGCAATGGTTCGGTGCCGCAACCCAAAGAGACTGTCGTGACACGTTGGCGTGCCGATCCCTGGGCAcgtggctcgtacagcttcgtaTCTGTAGGTTCCTCTGGTAGCGATTATGATCTGCTCGCCTCACCCGTTATACCACCGAATCCAACCAACTCTAATATCAATCAGGAGCAAGATGAGCTGCCACGTTTGTTCTTTGCCGGCGAGCATACCATACGCAACTACCCCGCCACGGTACATGGTGCCTTCTTAAGCGGTTTGCGTGAAGCTGGTCGCATAGCAGACTATTATTTAGGCTATCCAGAGGGCACACCACCCGATATCGGTTACTCGGTGGTGGAGGCGGCCAATACAGCCTCTGTAGGCGACAATGTGGATATTGTTGATATTGCACATTCAACAGACTCATCCTCAAAGACTTCGGAAGAGAAATCGATCACTGCCGATTCGAACGAATAGTGTGTAATGGGGAAAACTTGAACAatgtgtaaatgtatgtgtgtgcgtctgTGTGCATGGCTCTCAACTACATTCAGTTCGCATTTGACTTTCCTCTATTCCAATGAACTTATTTGGCTTATAACTTTAGttgtaattatttcattttccattACTTTGTACTtcactttttcgtttttcttttctctctcCACACACTCATGGTTTGTGAAGCATATGCGAGCTTGTTGTAAAGCGTTACTATTTGAAATTGCGACAGTTATACGAGAAGAAGGAGAAGATGGAATTGATTGAGTTAAATTCCACCGACCATTTGTGTGCTTTCGCCttgattaatttgtatttataatctTTTAGTTTTGACTAGCAATTAGTATTTGCAATGGTAGTGTGTTCGGAAACTGAAATTGGAAGTTCCATTTATTAACCTAATCTTAAATGTAATATTAGATATAATTAAATACTGGACCTTTTACAGACAATGAAttgaatacaaaataaaataaaattccagcaATTTGTAatttctaaatacatacatatgtacataatttttcaatatttattacacAGTGGTCGGCGAAAATCCTCGTAGCTATATCCTTCTAGTGGGTGCCGCCTGGAATATGAACGTCGCTGCTGGTACCATCCCAGCTTGGCAACTGGACTGGACTAGTTTCTAGAGCTAGCTTTGGTGTTGCAAGCAGGCGTCTAGCTAAGGCTGAGGTACCTTACTACTAGGGGATacgatgtatgtatatctacttCTGCAAATGAGGTACCTGGCGGTAGGTATAAAACGCTATGAATAGAGTGTCCCTCAAAACAAAACTCATCATGAAGGACCAAATTGATTAAAAGCGCGCTGGGAGAAGTGGCTGCTACCACCTGCGGGCACAACAGAACTTGCTGTGTCGCCAGCGGCCATACCTCTTCTGCGAAGGGACGATTTCGGTCAAACCCACTTGAAAGCATAGAAAGCGAAAACACAATGGAAGAGGAAGCTCTGTTCTTCCCTCCGGCAGATGCCAACACTGCTATGTCGGCGATAAAGGCTAGGCCGAGAGCAAAACTCAGTAAGGAGATGTTGAAGGCAAAAGCGACCTACAAAACAGGTAAACGCTTAGCTACAAGGCCGACCGGAAGGAAAGGTTGGCTTGGGCTACAGCAAGAATGGAAGACGGCGAAGGCCCGTCTTGAATAGCTGCGAGAAACGatagtgacccttgcgcagcttcgttctggattcTGTAGCAGactaaactcctacttatccaaaatagaccccgacatacccaatatatgtcctgcgtgcaatgagtctccgcatgattCTTGGACCttccgttagatgacgtcgacgactacttagctaatccttaccatcccaTAGGGGGCTAGGTACCCACTAAAGCAAAAAACAGCAACCGAGGCCCGTCTCGGCAGAAATCGAAATAAATTGCTTTTACCAATCCTGTTTCTGTGATGTGGTAGTTAGATGGCCTTGCTATGACTTCACAAAGCCTGGTTCTCTCCTTGATCTAAAAGACTTAACGATTTATAAGAATGCAATTAAGACTCAAGTAACTCTTGTTCAATGACGACCTGGATATTGTAGAAGGTTCATCTCAATATTCCTTTCCCTATTGTCCCACTTcttcaaaactttattttactgTTTCTAATCTTGGTTAACATGTACTTTTTTACCATTAAAGAGGGTGAGGCCCCCCGTTCCTAGGAAAAAATGGGTTCTTACGAGTATCAAGTCTACCTAAACGTTACTAATCCGTATCTATAAAACTCAAGGTCAATTCCAATAACGTTGAACCAACTCTCAAATAGCtccatatatagggtgattttttaagagctttataacttttttaaaaaaaacaacgcataaaatttgcaaaatctcatcggttctttatttgaaacgttagattggttcatgacatttactttttgaagataatttcatttaaatgttgaccgcggctgcgtcttaggtggtccattcggaaagtccaattttgggcaactttttcgagcatttcggccggaatagcccgaatttcttcggaaatgttgtcttccaaagctggaatagttgctggcttatttctgtagactttagacttgacgtagccccacaaaaaatagtctaaaggcgttaaatcgcatgatcttggtggccaacttacgggtccatttcttgagatgaattgttgtccgaagttttccctcaaaatggccatagaatcgcgagctgtgtggcatgtagcgccatcttgttgaaaccacatgtcaaccaagttcagttcttccatttttggcaacaaaaagtttgttagcatcgaacgatagcgatcgccattcaccgtaacgttgcgtccaacagcatctttgaaaaaatacggtccaatgattccaccagcgtacaaaccacaccaaacagtgcatttttcgggatgcatgggcagttcttgaacggcttctggttgctcttcaccccaaatgcggcaattttgcttatttacgtagccattcaaccagaaatgagcctcatcgctgaacaaaatttgtcgataaaaaagcgcgaaacacatttcgaaccgaacactgattttggtaataaaattcaatgatttgcaagcgttgctcgttagtaagtctattcatgatgaaatgtcaaagcatactgagcatctttctctttgacaccatgtctgaaatcccacgtgatctgtcaaatactaatgcatgaaaatcctaacctcaaaaaaatcacccgttattacctTGTTGCCCCTAAATAACTACTTCCATAACGGTACTAACAATTTACGTTTATCAAACATGTCTTTGACTCACTACCATTTTATTTCGCataataaatttccataaaatcAATTTAGCTCAAAAGTCTCACAcataaaatttcaccaaattcAAACTTCACAATAAAAATCTAACGACGGCGACGACGACTGCGTGAACGTGACTTCCTGCGACGATTGCGTCGCGCTCGCGCCATACGATGCTTTCGACAGTGGCTGCAATCCGATACGCCGCCGTCATAGTCTTGCGCATCGGTTGGCTAAAAACAatcaattcatttatttcacaCACTACAAaaggaatacattttttattcacCTGGATTCTACGCGATTTTCGCGTTGTTGTCATTCTGCGATCGGTGCTTTCGTCACTATCATCTCCTGACATATTGTTCGCATAGTGACCAGCATCGTTTCGATCATATTTACGACTACTGCTTCGTCTCTGCATGTTATCCTCCTCTACCTCCTTGCCCAACGgtacactgttgttgttgttctcattGCACGAATTCGGCGCTTGAGCCTCGGCCTGGTGCGCAGTTTCTCGTGAAGTGCTCGCCTTCAACATTAGCGTTTCTTATGATAAAACTGGgatttttatcaactttttccaaatgattttatattattaatcaaTAATGAATTTTGTGCTAATAATTCTTAAACTTGAAGCAAAAGTAGAGAAATATGAATtgtaaaggaaaaaatttttttgtggctTCTATGTATCGGCCTACTTTGTATAACGGAGCTATAGTTGCTCAACTTAGTTGGTTGTTAGAATGgggttttgaaagctttttataGACATAAATTGACTACATTTATACGCCAATCCTGGCTTGCACTCAATACAACTTGAGAGGTCAGAACCACTTGCAAATCCGAATTTAATTTAAGCATTGTTTTTCGTGAAAAATATGCACTTTGGAATCGaaattatcatcaaaaatatCTTTCCTTCGAGCGTTATCTGACAAATATACCTCAGAAGGTCGGGTAAAAATTTTAGGTCAATCGGCAATGCTGCTTCGGCTTTTCGTTTCACTCTGAAAACAGCATTTCGGGAAAAGAGAGAGTTTCAGAGTCGaaattatcatcaaaaatatCATTCTTTCGAGGCGGGGTGGTAACCAAATTGGCCCTTATCCGGCTTTTCAGTGGAACTGGTAATTAACATGATCTCTTGTAACACTGCTGTCAAATGTCTCCTAAATTGGAGCATTGGGAGCCGTGTCCCGTCTCATCCGGCTGCAGGTTGGGCCTTTGCATAGATAATATTCCTACTTTACATCATCCTCCGCGCATGCTCTGCATTCGGACTCACGAATTCACTTTTCCCATTTTCTGAAGGTGGGATCTTAAGGCTAGTTGCACATTTATGACATCTACAATGTTACTAGGTTCCCTTTCAAATATAAGTAAGATATTTATGGTCCGTCCACCTTCAAAACTAccccaaaataattttatggtaTGCCCTGTGTCGAT
This genomic stretch from Bactrocera dorsalis isolate Fly_Bdor chromosome 5, ASM2337382v1, whole genome shotgun sequence harbors:
- the LOC105227334 gene encoding uncharacterized protein LOC105227334 produces the protein MLKASTSRETAHQAEAQAPNSCNENNNNSVPLGKEVEEDNMQRRSSSRKYDRNDAGHYANNMSGDDSDESTDRRMTTTRKSRRIQPTDAQDYDGGVSDCSHCRKHRMARARRNRRRKSRSRSRRRRR
- the LOC105227333 gene encoding possible lysine-specific histone demethylase 1, which codes for MEKNNVVSTGVSSLPTQTLGAATTTTAVTAAAAAAVMSGSSVAGTGSVFLQQQQLLTKNTNNNSASSNNNNNSNNTNTNSSTTTTATSSSSLGTNTETIECVTLISDDSDVEEMSPKRKVPASGTPNKIKYDDDSNDAQGGAAGDERRTSRRNKPKVDYYNKPGSGNADSGDKPSTPSSSSAAGGTATERRSESSKTRKSETARSPFPKEITDPREAAAAAAEAYKEILTGLEGAAFQSRLPFDKMTSNEAACFPDITKTGLVAQRVFLNIRNRLLQMWIENPKQQLIVENAIKDMEQPFDSDPNLVKRIHSFLERHGFINFGIFKRLRPIPTKKLGKVIVIGAGISGLAAAQQLQQFGMDVIVLEARDRVGGRIATFRKNNYIADLGAMVVTGVWGNPMTILSKQIGMEMVPIRQACPLYGACGKPVPKHKDDMVEREFNRLLESASYLSHQLDFNYANDDPISLGRALEWIIKLQEKSVKEKQVQHLTLLAEAQRAVIDNQTRISELSAKIKNFKETHAKLLKSRPQRSGDGDTAWVEHEFQIRSTLFEWTKACKEYEELKKEEESLEAKLKEIESNPPSDVYLSSKDRQILDWHFANLEFANATPLSNLSLKHWDQDDDFEFIGNHTTVRNGYSCVPIALTEGLDIRVNTAVKTIKYFPTGVEIVTENLKTNNSSVTYKADIALCTLTLGVLKIATTKVQSQQANTVKFEPPLPDWKQSAIQRLGFGNLNKVVLCFDRIFWDPNTNLFGHVGSTTASRGELFLFWSISQSPVLLALVAGQSAAIMENVSDDVIVGRCIAVLKGIFGNGSVPQPKETVVTRWRADPWARGSYSFVSVGSSGSDYDLLASPVIPPNPTNSNINQEQDELPRLFFAGEHTIRNYPATVHGAFLSGLREAGRIADYYLGYPEGTPPDIGYSVVEAANTASVGDNVDIVDIAHSTDSSSKTSEEKSITADSNE